The Amblyomma americanum isolate KBUSLIRL-KWMA chromosome 5, ASM5285725v1, whole genome shotgun sequence genome window below encodes:
- the LOC144134061 gene encoding uncharacterized protein LOC144134061, whose product MSGLVDVNCGPKTYSYIKDFLTLRQAVLNLGSFRSEPITLGPLGTPQGAVLSSLIFNLAIKDLLSQLQNIKGVQHAIYTDDIPIWCRTANGAEVEQLLRAAADVFHQ is encoded by the coding sequence ATGAGTGGCCTAGTCGATGTCAACTGTGGTCCCAAGACATACAGCTACATCAAAGACTTCCTAACATTAAGACAGGCCGTACTCAACCTGGGCTCCTTCCGATCTGAGCCCATCACACTTGGCCCACTAGGAACACCGCAGGGGGCTGTCCTGTCATCTCTGATTTTCAACCTAGCGATTAAGGACCTACTATCCCAGCTTCAGAACATCAAAGGTGTACAACACGCCATCTACACAGACGACATCCCGATCTGGTGTCGCACCGCGAATGGCGCAGAAGTTGAACAGCTTCTCCGGGCAGCAGCCGACGTGTTCCACCAGTAA